TTGGTGCTTATGCGCCTTGCGATGGCGTGAGGCGTATCTTGCTGGCGTGGCTCCGCCAGTAAAGCTCGAAGCAACCCACGAAAAAGCACTTGATTATGTATCGCTGGAGGCATTGAAGTCCCATGCGATACAGTAAACGGCTCGTTTTATGTTTGATTCTTCTGTTGGGCTTTACCGCATGCAGTCAGCAGGGGGTTGCTGAGCTCATGGAGAAGTATCTCTGGGAAAAGCGTGTTTTGCTGGTTTTCTCGGACTCTGCTGAAAATGAACATTACGCAAGCCAACAATTCTCTCTCACAGAGAGTGTTGCTGGCATGAAGGAACGTGACCTAGTGGTGTGGTCTTTTATTGTTAACCAAGAAGTATCCGTTGAAGGCAAGAGCAAGGCTCACCTTGGAACATCGCGGTTCTATGATTATTTCAACGTTCGTGAAAATGGCTTTACTATCATTTTGCTTGGTAAAGATGGTGAAGAAAAGCACCGTCAGAATACTGCTCTTTCAATGCCCGAGCTCTTTAGCATGATTGATGCGATGCCGATGCGGCAGCGTGAGATAAGGAAAGATCAGTAATATGTCAAATATAGGCGCTAATGTTATGCTCTTAGTGACTCTCAAATTGATTGAGACAGGAGTAACGCTATGAGTAAAATCGCTATTATTGGGGCGGGTTTCTCAGGCTTGGTGCTGGCAAAGGAGCTTTCCGCTTTTGCAGATGTTACTGTTTTTGAGAAAGCGCGCGGCGTAAGCGGGCGGATGTCGACACGCTATGCGGATACGTATCAGTTTGACCATGGTGCGCAGTTTTTTACGGCCAAGACAGCAGCCTTTCAGGAGTTTCTTCAACCCCTCATTTCGCAAGGGGTTGTGGCGCACTGGACCCCGCGGTTTGTAGAGATAGATCGTAATGTCATTACTGGTGAGCGTCAGTGGGATGAGAACTATCCGCATTATGTAGGAATGCCTAAGATGAACCAGATCGCTAAGCATCTTGCTGAAGGGCTCACTATCAATCTGCAAACTCCTGTCGCAACAATAGAGAAAAAGGCTGACGAGTGGTGCCTAAAAGATGATGCAGGGGGCGCACAAGGCTGCTTCGACTGGGTGATTTCGACGGCTCCACCCGTGCAGTCCACAGCATTACTGCCCGAAATATTCACGCATCATACAGCATTACAGAAAACCAGAATGTCCGGCTGCTTTTCGCTCATGTTAGGCTTTGCCGAACCGCTCCCCTTGTCGTGGGATGCAGCCTTGGTGATGCATGCTGATATCAGCTGGATATCTGTTAATAGCAGCAAACCGGGGCGACCAGCGGGTTACTCTTTACTCATCAATTCCACCAATGATTGGGCAGAGAAGCATTTGGATGATGATCGTGCAGAGGTGCAAGATTATCTATGTAGCGCAGTCTCGAAGGTGATTGGCCATGATGTGAGTCAGGCTGACCACATTGCCCTGCATGGGTGGCGTTATGCGAATATTGGCAAACAAGATGGAGAGCCATCATTGTTGGATGCAGAGAATCAACTGGCGGCTTGCGGAGACTGGTGCATTCAAGGCCGCGTGGAGGCCGGATTTACCAGCGCTATGCATTTAGCCGATAAACTGAAAGAACAGTTATGAGCAAGAAGCCGATAAGCTTGATGTGGTTCAGGCAAGATTTGCGATTATCGGATAATCCAGCGCTCATAGAAGCCGCCAAGCAAGGCACCGTGCTTCCTATTTATATTCTGGATGATGAAAATGCAGGGGATTATGCGATGGGTGCTGCCAGTCGCTGGTGGCTGCATTATTCGCTGCAATCATTGAACGAGTCTCTTGGTGGCACGCTATCACTCTATCGTGGTGATCCGTTGGAGATACTCGAAAAGATCGGGGAACATCACGATATACAGGGCGTTTATTGGAACCGCTGCTATGAGCCTTGGCGTATTGCGCGCGATAAGCATATCAAGCAAAAGCTTGCTGAAAAAGGAGTTGAGGTTCAGAGCTTTAATGGATCATTATTGTGGGAGCCTTGGGATATTAAAAAGAATGATGGAACACCCTATAAAGTGTTCACCCCATTTTATCGCAGAGGGTGCCTTAACGCGGCGGCACCACGCGAACCATTGCCCGCCCCTAAGACGCTTGAATATGTGAAAGATGAGGCAGTATCGTGCGATCTCACGTCACTCGATTTGCTGCCTAAGATTCGCTGGGATAAGCAGCTGGAGCCTCATTGGGAGGTTGGCGAAACTGGAGCTATCGACAGGCTATATACCTTCTTTGATGAAGGGTTGGATGACTATAAAGAAGGGCGCAACCTTCCCGCAAAGCCTTATGTGTCACGTTTGTCACCCTATCTGCATTTTGGTAATATTTCTTCCAATCAAATATGGCATGC
The sequence above is drawn from the Rickettsiales bacterium genome and encodes:
- a CDS encoding deoxyribodipyrimidine photo-lyase, which produces MSKKPISLMWFRQDLRLSDNPALIEAAKQGTVLPIYILDDENAGDYAMGAASRWWLHYSLQSLNESLGGTLSLYRGDPLEILEKIGEHHDIQGVYWNRCYEPWRIARDKHIKQKLAEKGVEVQSFNGSLLWEPWDIKKNDGTPYKVFTPFYRRGCLNAAAPREPLPAPKTLEYVKDEAVSCDLTSLDLLPKIRWDKQLEPHWEVGETGAIDRLYTFFDEGLDDYKEGRNLPAKPYVSRLSPYLHFGNISSNQIWHAAIARGEGVNIDHFCTELGWREFSYSQLYHNPSLPRKNLQSKFDAFPWREDAEALKAWQHGQTGIPIVDAGMRELWQTGLMHNRVRMIVGSFLVKNLLLHWHHGERWFWDCLVDADLASNSAGWQWIAGCGADAAPYFRIFNPVTQGQKFDSQGEYTRHFVPELRELSDKYLFNPWEAPDAVLQGADVVLGENYPKPIVDLKASRNRALEAFKSLKPADA
- a CDS encoding FAD-dependent oxidoreductase, which codes for MSKIAIIGAGFSGLVLAKELSAFADVTVFEKARGVSGRMSTRYADTYQFDHGAQFFTAKTAAFQEFLQPLISQGVVAHWTPRFVEIDRNVITGERQWDENYPHYVGMPKMNQIAKHLAEGLTINLQTPVATIEKKADEWCLKDDAGGAQGCFDWVISTAPPVQSTALLPEIFTHHTALQKTRMSGCFSLMLGFAEPLPLSWDAALVMHADISWISVNSSKPGRPAGYSLLINSTNDWAEKHLDDDRAEVQDYLCSAVSKVIGHDVSQADHIALHGWRYANIGKQDGEPSLLDAENQLAACGDWCIQGRVEAGFTSAMHLADKLKEQL
- a CDS encoding DUF4174 domain-containing protein; amino-acid sequence: MRYSKRLVLCLILLLGFTACSQQGVAELMEKYLWEKRVLLVFSDSAENEHYASQQFSLTESVAGMKERDLVVWSFIVNQEVSVEGKSKAHLGTSRFYDYFNVRENGFTIILLGKDGEEKHRQNTALSMPELFSMIDAMPMRQREIRKDQ